A DNA window from Porphyromonadaceae bacterium W3.11 contains the following coding sequences:
- the ubiE gene encoding bifunctional demethylmenaquinone methyltransferase/2-methoxy-6-polyprenyl-1,4-benzoquinol methylase UbiE produces the protein MSNNFADKIRSMFDTIAPTYDKLNRLNSFGLDLQWRKDLINHVAMEKPKRILDLAAGTGDLSIMLAKACPEAAVIAGDMSIGMLEIARKKANSERLPQIEIQEMDAMNLPYQDPQFDAITCAFGIRNFESIAHSYREMYRVVRPGGMVAILELCEPKGSIIHKLYDMHVNVTMPTLASAVGHNKWAYQYLARSIEEVPQREEMTQLMKMAGFINTYHKVYFPYVCALYVGYKPLHSETNVILSDIEKKKREELWQK, from the coding sequence ATGTCAAATAATTTTGCGGATAAAATCCGCTCTATGTTCGATACCATAGCTCCCACATACGATAAGCTGAACAGACTAAATAGTTTTGGTCTAGACCTTCAATGGCGAAAGGATCTTATCAATCACGTAGCTATGGAAAAGCCGAAACGAATCCTGGACTTAGCTGCTGGTACTGGTGATTTATCTATCATGTTAGCTAAAGCGTGCCCTGAAGCAGCAGTGATAGCTGGAGATATGTCTATCGGAATGTTAGAGATAGCAAGAAAAAAGGCTAACTCAGAACGACTTCCTCAAATTGAGATCCAAGAAATGGATGCCATGAACCTTCCATACCAGGATCCACAATTTGATGCTATTACGTGTGCCTTCGGAATACGTAATTTTGAAAGCATTGCCCATTCATATAGGGAGATGTATAGGGTAGTTCGTCCTGGAGGCATGGTTGCTATATTAGAGCTTTGCGAGCCAAAAGGCTCCATTATTCATAAGCTCTATGATATGCATGTAAACGTAACTATGCCTACACTCGCTTCAGCTGTAGGACACAATAAGTGGGCGTATCAGTATCTTGCTCGGAGTATAGAGGAAGTTCCTCAAAGAGAGGAAATGACTCAGCTCATGAAGATGGCTGGATTTATAAACACATACCACAAGGTCTATTTCCCATACGTATGTGCTCTGTATGTGGGGTACAAGCCACTACATTCAGAAACAAATGTGATACTGAGTGACATCGAGAAGAAGAAAAGAGAAGAACTGTGGCAAAAGTAG
- the aroE gene encoding shikimate dehydrogenase (AroE; catalyzes the conversion of shikimate to 3-dehydroshikimate), which translates to MAKVEIFGLLGCNISYSRSPEIFHKLWEGDSTPREYRLIDTNDPTSFIEEVRQDSSWRGFSVTIPYKEWIIPYLDDLTVVGKSIGAINAVRVLNGHLIGHNTDVSGFLTPLAPYFNNGFLSPDKQALVLGTGGAAKAVRYGLESKGIKVMTVSRSKERGDLTYEEMTKNLLHNTSIIVNATPLGGKQYPHLAPPIPYHLLNANHLLYDLTYTDNSGFLAHAPNECQKLNGMAMLEAQAISALQFFVNGKL; encoded by the coding sequence GTGGCAAAAGTAGAGATTTTTGGGTTGCTCGGCTGTAACATCAGTTACAGCCGTTCACCCGAAATTTTTCATAAACTGTGGGAAGGAGATTCAACCCCCAGAGAGTATAGGCTAATTGATACTAACGATCCAACCTCATTTATTGAGGAGGTTCGTCAGGACTCCTCTTGGAGAGGTTTCAGCGTAACTATTCCTTATAAGGAGTGGATCATTCCATATCTTGATGACCTTACAGTTGTAGGCAAGAGCATTGGAGCGATTAACGCCGTCAGGGTACTTAATGGACATCTGATTGGTCATAACACCGACGTTTCTGGTTTTCTCACGCCTCTAGCTCCCTATTTTAATAACGGTTTTTTATCCCCTGATAAACAAGCCTTAGTACTTGGTACTGGGGGTGCAGCCAAGGCGGTCAGATATGGGCTTGAAAGCAAAGGGATAAAAGTGATGACCGTATCTCGAAGCAAAGAGCGAGGAGACCTGACTTACGAAGAAATGACCAAAAACCTACTGCATAACACCTCTATTATTGTCAATGCTACGCCCCTTGGAGGTAAACAATATCCACACTTGGCCCCTCCTATCCCTTACCATCTATTGAATGCTAACCATCTTCTCTACGACCTCACATACACAGATAATAGCGGTTTCTTAGCCCATGCTCCAAATGAGTGC